The following proteins are encoded in a genomic region of Burkholderia pyrrocinia:
- a CDS encoding MarR family winged helix-turn-helix transcriptional regulator yields MSDSSTQPPVSPLSSYQMNDSVGYLMSRVKSVMTNLVTQRTQEELGITGTQASMLFMIAVGKCSTAAELAREYGIDASAVTRLLDRVEKRGLLSRVRSIEDRRVVRLELTDEGRALAERLPPIFRSVLDQVLDGFTPEEVGFLKSMLRRILSNYCETAGGSIA; encoded by the coding sequence ATGTCGGATTCTTCTACCCAACCGCCCGTTTCGCCGCTGTCTTCGTACCAGATGAACGACAGCGTCGGTTATCTGATGTCGCGCGTGAAGTCGGTGATGACCAACCTCGTCACGCAACGCACGCAGGAAGAGCTCGGCATCACGGGTACGCAGGCGAGCATGCTGTTCATGATCGCGGTCGGCAAGTGCTCGACGGCCGCCGAGCTCGCGCGCGAATACGGGATCGACGCGAGCGCGGTCACGCGCCTGCTCGACCGGGTCGAAAAACGCGGCCTGCTGTCCCGTGTCCGCAGCATCGAGGATCGGCGCGTCGTGCGCCTCGAACTGACCGACGAAGGCCGCGCGCTTGCCGAGCGGCTGCCACCCATTTTCCGCAGCGTGCTCGACCAGGTGCTGGACGGGTTTACGCCGGAAGAAGTCGGGTTCCTGAAGAGCATGCTGCGCCGCATTCTCAGCAACTATTGCGAGACGGCCGGCGGTAGCATCGCGTAA
- the typA gene encoding translational GTPase TypA, producing MTRALRNIAIIAHVDHGKTTLVDQLLRQSGTFRENQQIAERVMDSNDIEKERGITILAKNCAVEYEGTHINIVDTPGHADFGGEVERVLSMVDSVLLLVDAVEGPMPQTRFVTKKALALGLKPIVVINKIDRPGARIDWVINQTFDLFDKLGATEEQLDFPIVYASGLNGYASLDPAAREGDMRPLFEAILAHVPVRPADPEAPLQLQITSLDYSTYVGRIGVGRITRGRIKPGQSVVMRFGPDSDVLSRKINQVLSFKGLERVQVDSAEAGDIVLINGIEDVGIGATICAVDTPEALPMITVDEPTLTMNFLVNSSPLAGREGKFVTSRQIRDRLMKELNHNVALRVKDTGDETVFEVSGRGELHLTILVENMRREGYEMAVSRPRVVMQEIDGVRHEPYELLTVDLEDEHQGGVMEELGRRKGEMLDMASDGRGRTRLEYKISARGLIGFQSEFLTLTRGTGLMSHIFDSYAPVKDGSVFERRNGVLISQDDGAAVAYALWKLQDRGRMFVKPGDALYEGMIIGIHSRDNDLVVNPIKGKQLTNVRASGTDEAVRLVPPVQMSLEYAVEFIDDDELVEVTPQSIRLRKRFLKEHERRRASREGAVD from the coding sequence ATGACCCGCGCCCTTCGCAACATCGCCATCATCGCCCACGTCGACCACGGCAAGACTACGCTCGTCGACCAACTGCTCCGCCAGTCCGGCACCTTCCGCGAGAACCAGCAGATTGCGGAGCGGGTGATGGATTCGAACGACATCGAAAAGGAGCGCGGGATCACGATTCTCGCGAAGAACTGCGCGGTCGAGTACGAAGGTACGCACATCAACATCGTCGACACGCCGGGGCATGCGGACTTCGGCGGCGAGGTCGAGCGCGTGCTGTCGATGGTCGACTCGGTGCTGCTGCTCGTCGACGCGGTCGAGGGCCCGATGCCGCAGACGCGCTTCGTCACGAAGAAGGCGCTTGCGCTCGGCCTGAAGCCGATCGTCGTCATCAACAAGATCGACCGTCCGGGCGCACGGATCGACTGGGTCATCAACCAGACCTTCGATCTGTTCGACAAGCTGGGCGCGACCGAAGAGCAACTCGACTTCCCGATCGTCTACGCATCCGGCCTGAACGGCTACGCGTCGCTTGATCCGGCCGCGCGCGAAGGCGACATGCGCCCGCTGTTCGAGGCGATCCTCGCGCACGTGCCGGTTCGCCCGGCCGATCCGGAAGCGCCGCTGCAGCTCCAGATCACGTCGCTCGACTATTCGACGTACGTCGGCCGGATCGGCGTCGGCCGCATCACGCGCGGCCGCATCAAGCCGGGCCAGTCGGTCGTGATGCGCTTCGGCCCGGACAGCGACGTGCTGAGCCGCAAGATCAACCAGGTGCTGTCGTTCAAGGGCCTCGAGCGTGTGCAGGTCGACTCGGCCGAAGCGGGCGACATCGTGCTGATCAACGGTATTGAAGATGTCGGCATCGGCGCGACGATCTGCGCGGTGGATACGCCGGAAGCGCTGCCGATGATCACGGTCGACGAGCCGACGCTGACGATGAACTTCCTCGTCAACTCGTCGCCGCTCGCGGGCCGCGAAGGCAAGTTCGTGACGAGCCGCCAGATCCGCGATCGCCTGATGAAGGAACTGAACCACAACGTCGCGCTGCGCGTGAAGGACACCGGCGACGAAACGGTGTTCGAGGTGTCGGGCCGCGGCGAACTGCACCTGACGATTCTCGTCGAGAACATGCGCCGCGAAGGCTACGAGATGGCCGTGTCGCGTCCGCGCGTCGTGATGCAGGAAATCGACGGCGTGAGGCACGAGCCGTACGAGCTGCTGACGGTCGACCTCGAAGACGAACACCAGGGCGGCGTGATGGAAGAGCTGGGTCGTCGCAAGGGCGAAATGCTCGACATGGCGTCGGACGGCCGTGGCCGCACGCGTCTGGAATACAAGATCTCGGCGCGTGGCCTGATTGGCTTCCAGAGCGAATTCCTGACGCTCACGCGCGGCACGGGCCTGATGAGTCACATTTTCGACTCGTACGCACCGGTCAAGGACGGGTCGGTCTTCGAGCGCCGCAACGGCGTGCTGATCTCGCAGGACGACGGCGCTGCCGTGGCCTACGCACTGTGGAAGCTGCAGGATCGCGGCCGCATGTTCGTGAAGCCGGGCGACGCGCTGTATGAGGGCATGATCATCGGCATCCACAGCCGCGACAACGACCTGGTCGTGAACCCGATCAAGGGCAAGCAGCTGACCAACGTGCGCGCGTCGGGTACCGACGAAGCCGTGCGTCTCGTGCCGCCGGTCCAGATGTCGCTGGAATACGCGGTCGAGTTCATCGACGACGACGAGCTCGTCGAAGTCACGCCGCAGTCGATCCGCCTGCGCAAGCGCTTCCTGAAGGAGCATGAGCGTCGTCGCGCGAGCCGCGAAGGCGCGGTCGACTGA